The following coding sequences are from one Candidatus Binataceae bacterium window:
- the alr gene encoding alanine racemase yields MEIVKEPPTVAEIDLGALCANYRAIKAVANGAQVMVVVKADAYGHGAVEVTRALRAEGCGHFGVARLSEARELREGGVRERIYLLGGFLASEAEEIVALDATPFVFDAAMIAPMARAAEIQGRIGFPIHLKIDSGATRLGILPDQLDDAIVELGRAPSLKVEGICTLLVNAGDPSSTVTDAQLGVFNAAVERLRTVGITPSVAHVANSAASVLRRDAHYSLLRPGLAIYGLPPVPAVREQVELRPVMTFKTRVIQLKRVPAGVGVSYGHTYVTRRPSVIGVLAVGYADGYRRGLQHGGEVLIRGRRAPVVGAVCMDLTMVDLTDVPGAAPGDEVILWGGAGEAMISVNDIARLAQTISYEMLCTVGKRVPRVYCSRDNRTA; encoded by the coding sequence ATGGAAATCGTGAAGGAGCCGCCGACGGTGGCCGAGATCGACCTCGGCGCGCTGTGCGCGAATTACCGGGCGATCAAGGCGGTGGCCAACGGCGCCCAAGTGATGGTGGTGGTCAAAGCCGACGCCTACGGCCACGGCGCGGTCGAGGTGACGCGCGCGCTGCGCGCCGAGGGTTGCGGCCACTTCGGGGTCGCGCGCCTGTCCGAGGCACGCGAGCTGCGCGAGGGGGGCGTCCGCGAGCGCATCTATCTGCTCGGCGGGTTTCTGGCCTCGGAAGCGGAGGAAATCGTCGCCCTCGATGCGACGCCCTTTGTCTTTGACGCCGCGATGATTGCGCCGATGGCGCGGGCCGCCGAAATCCAAGGCCGAATCGGCTTCCCGATTCATCTCAAGATCGACAGCGGAGCGACCCGGCTCGGCATCCTGCCCGACCAGCTCGACGATGCAATCGTCGAGCTCGGCCGTGCGCCCTCGTTGAAGGTCGAAGGTATATGCACGCTGCTGGTCAACGCGGGCGATCCGTCGAGCACGGTCACGGACGCGCAGCTGGGCGTCTTTAACGCCGCGGTGGAGCGACTGCGGACGGTGGGAATCACCCCGTCGGTGGCCCACGTCGCCAATTCTGCCGCCTCGGTGCTGCGCCGCGACGCGCACTACAGCCTGCTGCGTCCCGGACTCGCGATTTACGGCCTGCCACCGGTGCCCGCGGTGCGCGAGCAGGTCGAACTGCGTCCGGTGATGACCTTCAAGACACGCGTGATTCAGCTCAAGCGCGTTCCCGCCGGCGTCGGCGTGAGCTACGGCCACACCTATGTCACCCGCCGCCCCAGCGTGATAGGCGTACTCGCCGTCGGTTACGCTGACGGCTACCGGCGCGGCCTTCAACACGGCGGCGAGGTGCTCATCCGCGGCCGGCGTGCGCCGGTGGTCGGAGCGGTGTGCATGGACCTGACGATGGTCGATCTGACCGACGTTCCGGGCGCCGCGCCCGGCGACGAGGTGATCCTGTGGGGCGGCGCGGGCGAGGCTATGATCAGCGTCAATGATATCGCGCGGCTGGCGCAAACGATTTCCTACGAGATGCTGTGCACGGTGGGCAAACGGGTGCCGCGCGTCTATTGCAGTCGGGATAATCGAACGGCTTGA
- a CDS encoding thiamine phosphate synthase — protein sequence MSHTPSASVDFQLYLITDRKLVAPRPLAEVCEAVLAALARSPERMGVALQLREKDLDGRALYELAVVLRAICTRHGARLLVNDRLDVALAADADGVHLSGGSFTVADARRLLGPSRLVGVSTHSAAEAAAAAATGADFAVFGPVWRPLSKAAYGPARGGKELAAACRAAAGMPVFALGGVTAERVVELDAPVGVAVIGAILGADDPPAAARALAAALRAAGLAPR from the coding sequence TTGAGCCACACGCCGTCCGCAAGCGTCGATTTTCAACTTTACCTGATAACCGACCGCAAGCTGGTCGCACCGCGGCCCCTGGCCGAAGTATGCGAGGCCGTGCTCGCCGCGCTCGCGCGCTCGCCCGAGCGCATGGGCGTCGCGCTTCAACTTCGCGAAAAGGACCTCGACGGTCGCGCGCTGTACGAACTGGCGGTCGTGTTGCGCGCGATCTGCACGCGCCACGGCGCGCGCCTGCTGGTCAATGATCGACTCGACGTTGCCTTGGCTGCCGACGCCGACGGCGTCCATCTGTCGGGCGGCTCGTTCACAGTGGCGGACGCGCGCCGGCTGCTCGGGCCGTCGCGGCTGGTGGGGGTGTCAACGCACAGCGCCGCGGAGGCTGCGGCCGCCGCGGCGACGGGTGCGGACTTCGCCGTGTTCGGCCCAGTATGGCGACCGCTGTCGAAGGCGGCCTACGGCCCGGCACGCGGCGGCAAGGAGCTCGCCGCCGCGTGCCGCGCCGCGGCCGGGATGCCGGTCTTCGCGCTCGGCGGCGTGACCGCCGAGCGCGTGGTCGAGCTGGATGCGCCTGTCGGCGTCGCCGTCATCGGCGCCATCTTGGGCGCCGATGACCCGCCAGCCGCCGCGCGGGCGCTGGCCGCCGCGCTGCGTGCTGCCGGCCTTGCGCCGCGCTAG
- a CDS encoding acyl-CoA dehydrogenase family protein yields the protein MEASPTSVRQKTGSDLVAPDCRGTNFYRADRAFRDLLGVYMEPALQVHLEPHYDRLGELAGGRLDELADLADKHPPVLHPRDRFGRDEEWIEYHPAYHEMERIAFVELGLHAMSHRAGVLGWPEPMPPIAKYGFQYLFVQAEFGLMCPVSVSDTSNYVIARYGSDQLKRELLPRLLSQDPATMWKGTQFMTEKSGGSDVGALESVARVENGEWRLYGEKWFCSHADADLALILARPEGAPAGTRGLGLFAMPRRLADGRRNRYRVVRLKDKLGTRSMASGEIRLEGAFAWQVGELRNGFKQMLDQVNLSRLSHGVRAAAMMRRCLNEALCVARKRTAFGRALIEMPLMRRQLLKLMVPTEQALSMYAWTADVMGRANRGEEGAAHLLRILTPLYKFRACRDNLRVATGAMEVRGGNGYIEDWVNARLVRDAQIGVLWEGTSNINALDAIGRAAARMRAHETLGEALRARLDDAPRLPRQYRTRLAELVARAVAFAAEASNGQNEKLARMAAGALYNVGSAVLMAWEAAKLNNGRRLLLSRMVVEHRLSPQDPLAPPSEAWEERATALLLGDSEVTLDDAAALMA from the coding sequence ATGGAAGCGTCGCCCACCAGCGTCCGGCAAAAGACCGGATCTGACCTGGTCGCTCCCGACTGCCGCGGAACAAATTTCTATCGCGCCGATCGCGCCTTTCGCGATCTGCTCGGGGTTTACATGGAACCCGCGCTGCAGGTGCATCTCGAGCCGCACTACGATCGGCTCGGAGAGCTCGCGGGCGGCCGTCTCGACGAGCTCGCCGACCTCGCCGACAAGCATCCCCCCGTGCTTCATCCGCGCGACCGCTTTGGACGCGACGAGGAATGGATAGAGTATCATCCGGCGTACCACGAGATGGAGCGCATCGCGTTCGTCGAACTGGGCCTCCACGCGATGAGCCATCGCGCCGGCGTGCTCGGATGGCCGGAGCCGATGCCGCCGATCGCCAAGTACGGTTTCCAGTACCTCTTCGTGCAGGCCGAGTTCGGCCTGATGTGCCCGGTCAGCGTTTCTGACACCAGCAATTACGTAATCGCGCGCTACGGCAGCGACCAGCTCAAGCGCGAGCTGCTGCCGCGCCTGCTCTCGCAAGACCCGGCCACGATGTGGAAGGGCACGCAGTTCATGACCGAGAAGTCGGGCGGCTCTGACGTCGGCGCGCTCGAAAGCGTCGCGCGCGTCGAGAACGGCGAGTGGCGGCTGTACGGCGAGAAGTGGTTCTGCTCGCACGCCGACGCCGACCTGGCGCTTATCCTCGCGCGGCCCGAGGGGGCGCCCGCCGGCACGCGCGGGTTGGGGCTGTTCGCGATGCCGCGCCGGCTCGCCGACGGCAGGCGCAACCGCTACCGCGTGGTGCGTCTGAAGGATAAGCTCGGCACGCGCTCGATGGCGAGCGGCGAAATCCGGCTGGAGGGCGCCTTCGCATGGCAGGTCGGCGAACTGCGCAACGGCTTCAAGCAGATGCTCGACCAGGTCAACCTCTCGCGTCTGTCGCACGGCGTGCGCGCGGCGGCGATGATGCGGCGGTGCCTCAACGAGGCGCTATGCGTCGCGCGCAAGCGCACGGCCTTCGGCCGCGCGCTCATCGAGATGCCGCTGATGCGCCGCCAGTTGCTCAAGCTGATGGTCCCGACCGAACAAGCGCTCTCGATGTACGCGTGGACGGCGGACGTGATGGGGCGCGCGAATCGGGGCGAGGAGGGCGCCGCGCATCTTTTGCGGATTCTGACTCCGCTGTACAAGTTCCGCGCCTGCCGCGACAACCTCCGCGTGGCGACCGGCGCGATGGAGGTGCGCGGCGGCAACGGCTACATCGAGGACTGGGTCAACGCGCGCTTGGTGCGCGACGCCCAGATTGGCGTGCTGTGGGAGGGCACCAGCAACATCAACGCGCTCGACGCGATTGGGCGGGCGGCGGCCCGCATGCGCGCGCACGAGACGTTGGGCGAGGCGCTGCGTGCGCGCCTGGACGACGCGCCGCGTTTGCCGCGGCAATACCGCACGCGGCTGGCTGAATTGGTCGCCCGCGCGGTCGCGTTTGCCGCCGAAGCATCCAATGGGCAGAACGAAAAGCTCGCGCGAATGGCGGCAGGCGCGTTGTACAATGTGGGCAGCGCCGTCCTGATGGCGTGGGAGGCGGCGAAGCTCAATAACGGACGGCGGTTGCTGCTCTCACGGATGGTTGTCGAGCATCGATTAAGCCCACAAGATCCGCTCGCGCCGCCAAGCGAGGCGTGGGAGGAGCGGGCGACCGCGCTGCTGCTCGGTGACAGCGAGGTTACGCTCGACGACGCCGCGGCATTAATGGCTTGA
- the thiS gene encoding sulfur carrier protein ThiS, protein MPEIVSSFTIQLNGEDYLVDGDARLAALLERLKMRRGRIAVEINLAIVPRAEYDAVTLKPGDRVEIVNFVGGG, encoded by the coding sequence ATGCCCGAGATCGTATCCTCCTTCACCATCCAGCTAAACGGCGAGGACTACCTGGTGGACGGCGATGCCCGCCTCGCCGCACTGCTCGAGCGGCTGAAGATGCGTCGCGGGCGGATCGCCGTCGAGATCAATCTGGCGATCGTGCCGCGCGCCGAGTACGACGCGGTAACGCTGAAGCCCGGTGACCGGGTCGAAATCGTGAATTTCGTTGGAGGCGGGTGA
- the uvrA gene encoding excinuclease ABC subunit UvrA, producing MERSISIRGARTHNLKGVSLELPHNRLTVVTGVSGSGKSSLVFDTLYAEGQRRYVQSLSTYARLFLERMDRPDVDAISEIPPALALRQKNAIKNARSTVGTVTEISDYLRLLFATVGRTICPRCGEEVARDTVESSAARVLAEPGAHLFLAPFEPGSRSITAACDFLAQNGYHRLFADGEVIETAMLLARASEDGAARPNATANGAAAPAGPLMVVIDRVANDAVGAEARVREALEKAFYLGGGRARALGVMREDGRIRVTGGVEFDRRFNCSRCGTLFPEPTPALFSANSPLGACPQCEGFGRTVELDLEKVIPDPGLSLRQGLIAPWRTPAYREMKNWMLKCARRAHIRTAVAFREMTDAERTWLLEGEPREEGEERDWERWPGVRGFFRWLEGRRYKTHVRILLARYRRFVPCPACDGSKLRPEALNVRVARMTIAEVGRLAVRELARWLEALARRRDVQERAGAVLRELRGRVGYLEEVGLGYLTLERQARTLSGGEAQRIHLAGALGSLLTGTLYALDEPTVGLHASDVRRLLGVLRHLRDLGNTVTVVEHDPAMIAGADFVVELGPGGGREGGRLMRAGPPARVRAGKAPAEMPGRVMLMRALARERRFSRRDPALHIVGAREHNLKDIDVRIPLGRMVCVTGVSGSGKSTLVEDVLYNNYLRSRGELVSEVGACDRIEGLELVGEMVHMGQELPARSLRSNPATYLKIYDDIRKLFAQSPDARRLGIQPGHFSFNVDGGRCEKCHGTGTVTIEMHFMADLEVQCDACDGRRFKSHILAIRYQGKNINEVLTLTVDEARIFFARTPAITRRLEALSAVGLGYLCLGQTTSTLSGGEAQRLKLSRFLLVELEPAPATPGGRAAGRVFLLDEPTTGLSSADIRQLLRVLGRLVAEGNTLIVIEHNLEFIAHADYVIDLGPGGGEDGGRLVAAGSPLKLAATARSLTGRELRRLFGLPANVSRAAMRSAKLRASAGQDAAGP from the coding sequence GTGGAGCGCTCGATCAGCATCCGCGGGGCGCGCACCCATAACCTCAAGGGCGTCTCGCTCGAACTTCCGCATAACCGGCTGACCGTCGTTACCGGCGTCTCGGGCTCGGGCAAATCGAGCCTGGTCTTCGACACGCTGTACGCCGAGGGCCAGCGGCGCTACGTGCAGAGCCTGTCCACCTACGCGCGGCTGTTCCTGGAACGGATGGACCGGCCGGACGTCGATGCGATTTCGGAGATTCCGCCGGCGCTGGCCTTACGCCAGAAGAACGCGATCAAGAACGCGCGCTCCACCGTCGGCACCGTCACCGAGATCAGCGACTATCTCCGGCTGCTGTTTGCGACCGTCGGCCGCACCATTTGCCCACGCTGCGGCGAGGAGGTCGCGCGCGACACCGTCGAGAGCTCGGCGGCGCGCGTGCTCGCCGAGCCGGGAGCGCATCTCTTCCTCGCCCCATTCGAGCCGGGCTCGCGCTCGATCACCGCCGCCTGCGATTTCCTCGCCCAGAACGGATATCATCGCCTGTTCGCCGACGGCGAGGTGATCGAAACCGCCATGCTGCTCGCGCGCGCATCAGAGGACGGCGCAGCCCGGCCGAACGCGACCGCCAACGGCGCGGCTGCTCCCGCCGGGCCTTTGATGGTTGTAATCGACCGCGTCGCCAACGATGCGGTGGGCGCCGAAGCGCGCGTGCGCGAGGCGCTGGAGAAGGCGTTCTATCTCGGAGGCGGGCGGGCGCGCGCGCTCGGCGTAATGCGCGAGGACGGACGGATACGCGTCACCGGCGGCGTCGAGTTCGATCGCCGCTTCAACTGCTCGCGCTGCGGCACGTTGTTTCCCGAACCAACGCCGGCGCTCTTTTCGGCCAACAGCCCGCTCGGCGCCTGTCCCCAATGCGAGGGCTTCGGCCGCACCGTCGAGCTCGACCTTGAGAAGGTTATCCCCGATCCCGGTCTCTCGCTGCGTCAGGGGCTGATCGCGCCGTGGCGTACGCCGGCCTACCGCGAAATGAAGAACTGGATGCTGAAGTGCGCCCGCCGCGCCCATATCCGCACCGCAGTTGCCTTTCGCGAGATGACCGACGCCGAGCGGACATGGCTGCTCGAGGGCGAGCCACGCGAGGAAGGCGAAGAGCGTGACTGGGAGCGATGGCCGGGCGTGCGCGGCTTCTTCCGCTGGCTCGAAGGGCGGCGTTACAAGACGCATGTCCGAATCCTGCTCGCGCGCTATCGCCGCTTCGTGCCCTGCCCCGCCTGCGACGGCAGCAAGCTCAGGCCCGAGGCGCTCAATGTGCGCGTCGCGCGAATGACGATCGCCGAAGTCGGTCGGCTCGCCGTGCGCGAGCTCGCGCGATGGCTGGAAGCGCTCGCACGTCGGCGCGACGTGCAGGAACGCGCGGGCGCTGTACTGCGCGAGCTGCGCGGGCGCGTCGGCTATCTTGAGGAAGTGGGGCTCGGCTATCTGACCCTCGAACGCCAGGCCCGTACGCTCTCCGGCGGCGAGGCCCAGCGGATCCATCTGGCGGGCGCGCTCGGCAGCCTGCTCACCGGCACGCTATACGCGCTCGACGAGCCGACCGTGGGCCTGCACGCGAGCGACGTGCGCCGCCTGCTCGGCGTGCTGCGCCATCTGCGCGACCTCGGCAACACGGTGACGGTGGTCGAACACGACCCCGCGATGATCGCGGGCGCCGATTTTGTGGTCGAGCTCGGCCCGGGCGGCGGACGCGAGGGCGGCCGCCTGATGCGCGCCGGACCGCCCGCACGGGTGCGCGCGGGCAAGGCGCCGGCCGAGATGCCGGGGCGGGTGATGCTGATGCGGGCGCTGGCGCGCGAGCGTCGTTTCTCGCGCCGCGACCCCGCCCTTCACATCGTCGGCGCGCGCGAGCACAACCTCAAGGACATCGACGTGCGGATTCCGCTGGGCCGGATGGTGTGCGTCACCGGGGTCTCGGGCTCCGGTAAATCGACCCTGGTTGAGGACGTGCTCTACAACAACTACCTGCGCTCGCGCGGCGAGCTGGTGAGCGAGGTCGGCGCGTGCGACCGCATCGAGGGGTTGGAACTGGTCGGCGAGATGGTCCACATGGGGCAGGAGCTGCCGGCGCGCTCGCTGCGCTCGAATCCGGCGACTTACCTGAAGATCTACGACGACATCCGCAAGCTGTTCGCGCAGAGTCCCGACGCGCGCCGCCTTGGTATCCAGCCCGGCCACTTCTCGTTCAACGTCGACGGCGGCCGGTGCGAAAAGTGCCACGGCACCGGCACCGTGACGATCGAGATGCACTTCATGGCCGACCTCGAAGTGCAGTGCGATGCCTGCGACGGCCGCCGCTTCAAAAGCCATATCCTCGCCATCCGCTACCAGGGCAAGAACATCAACGAGGTCCTCACTCTGACCGTTGACGAGGCGCGCATCTTCTTTGCGCGCACTCCCGCAATCACGCGCCGGCTCGAAGCGCTGAGCGCGGTCGGCTTGGGCTATCTGTGCCTTGGCCAGACGACCTCGACGCTCTCGGGCGGCGAGGCGCAGCGGCTCAAGCTGTCGCGCTTCTTGCTGGTCGAGCTCGAGCCTGCGCCGGCGACGCCCGGCGGCAGGGCGGCTGGGCGCGTGTTTTTGCTCGACGAGCCGACCACCGGCCTCAGCTCAGCTGACATTCGCCAGCTTCTGCGCGTGCTCGGCCGGCTGGTCGCCGAGGGCAACACGCTGATCGTGATCGAGCACAATTTGGAATTCATCGCGCACGCGGACTACGTGATCGACCTCGGCCCGGG
- a CDS encoding archease, with translation MADRPSWLREIEHTGDTGVEVEAPTRAELFARAALAMARLMVEEEGIEPVERREVAARGVEDAALLHDLLAGALNLFLSDGFIWRDAAATEDGERVVLTLTGERFDRRRHTLLGEIKAVTYHQLSVAKSDTEGWRARVIFDV, from the coding sequence ATGGCGGACCGACCGAGCTGGCTGCGCGAGATCGAGCATACGGGCGATACCGGCGTCGAGGTCGAAGCGCCGACGCGCGCCGAGCTGTTCGCGCGCGCAGCGCTTGCGATGGCGCGGCTGATGGTCGAAGAAGAGGGAATCGAGCCGGTCGAGCGGCGCGAGGTTGCAGCGCGCGGCGTCGAAGACGCCGCGCTCCTGCATGACCTGCTCGCAGGGGCGCTCAATCTTTTTCTGTCCGACGGCTTCATCTGGCGCGACGCCGCCGCGACCGAGGACGGAGAGCGCGTGGTGCTTACCCTGACCGGGGAGCGCTTTGACCGCCGGCGCCATACCCTGCTCGGCGAGATCAAAGCGGTCACCTACCATCAGCTGAGCGTGGCGAAGAGCGATACGGAAGGTTGGCGCGCCCGCGTGATCTTCGACGTATGA
- a CDS encoding isochorismatase family protein: protein MNPRTTLFYDVDTQRDFLEPGGRLYVKGADRIIPALERLTAIARERGCRIVASVDRHFPGDPELKRNGGEFDDHCMDGTSGQQKIAATAPRNPYYLENRELSGAELDAALAHRGELVIEKQRFDVFAGNRHARSVLARILRDYTDVVVYGVYAEVCVNDAIRGLLELGPKIHAVTDAIADIGAEGARCREQWRAAGVELLTLDELAARLGPPA, encoded by the coding sequence ATGAACCCCAGAACGACGCTATTCTACGACGTCGACACGCAGCGCGACTTTCTCGAGCCCGGCGGCCGGCTTTACGTCAAGGGTGCCGACCGGATAATTCCGGCGCTCGAGCGCCTCACTGCGATCGCGCGGGAGCGCGGGTGTCGGATCGTCGCTTCGGTCGATCGTCACTTCCCCGGCGACCCCGAGCTCAAGCGCAACGGCGGGGAGTTCGACGATCACTGCATGGACGGCACGTCCGGCCAGCAGAAAATCGCGGCGACCGCGCCGCGCAATCCATACTATCTGGAGAATCGCGAGTTGAGCGGCGCCGAGCTGGACGCGGCGCTGGCGCATCGCGGCGAGCTGGTAATCGAAAAGCAGCGCTTCGACGTCTTCGCCGGAAATCGCCACGCCCGCTCGGTGCTCGCGCGAATCCTGCGCGATTACACTGACGTCGTCGTGTACGGGGTTTACGCCGAGGTGTGCGTGAACGACGCGATTCGCGGCCTGCTCGAACTGGGTCCGAAGATCCACGCTGTGACCGACGCGATCGCGGACATCGGCGCTGAGGGTGCGCGATGCCGCGAGCAGTGGCGCGCGGCGGGCGTCGAGCTGCTGACGTTGGATGAGCTGGCCGCGCGGCTCGGGCCGCCGGCGTGA
- a CDS encoding thiazole synthase, with product MQQDSFELAGRVFTSRLIVGTGKYRDFAETRAAVEASGAEIVTVAVRRVNITDRKSENLLDYIDPRRYQILPNTAGCYTVEEAVRTCRLARETGVGDMVKLEVIGDQKTLFPDVAATIEAARILVKEGFKVLPYITDDPVACLKLAEIGCAAVMPLAAPIGSGMGIRNPYNLRIIIEQAKVPVIVDAGVGTASHAAEAMELGCDGLLVNSAIAGAKEPIAMARAMKLAVEAGRMAYRAGRIESKLYATASSPLTGMLR from the coding sequence ATGCAACAGGACTCTTTCGAACTGGCCGGTCGAGTCTTCACTTCCCGGCTGATCGTCGGTACCGGCAAATATCGCGACTTCGCCGAGACGCGCGCGGCCGTCGAGGCCAGCGGCGCCGAGATCGTCACGGTCGCCGTACGCCGGGTCAATATCACCGACCGCAAGAGCGAGAACCTGCTCGACTATATCGACCCCAGACGCTACCAGATCCTGCCCAACACGGCCGGGTGCTACACGGTCGAGGAGGCCGTGCGAACCTGCCGCCTGGCGCGCGAGACCGGCGTCGGCGATATGGTCAAGCTCGAAGTAATCGGCGACCAGAAGACGCTCTTTCCCGACGTCGCGGCCACGATCGAAGCCGCCAGGATCCTGGTCAAGGAGGGTTTCAAGGTCCTGCCGTATATCACCGACGATCCGGTTGCCTGCCTCAAGCTCGCCGAGATCGGATGCGCAGCGGTCATGCCGCTGGCGGCGCCGATCGGCTCCGGGATGGGCATCCGCAATCCCTACAATCTGCGCATCATTATCGAGCAGGCCAAGGTGCCGGTGATCGTCGATGCGGGTGTGGGCACGGCGTCGCACGCGGCGGAGGCCATGGAGCTCGGCTGCGACGGGTTGCTCGTCAACTCGGCGATCGCGGGGGCGAAGGAGCCGATTGCGATGGCGCGCGCGATGAAGCTGGCGGTCGAGGCGGGGCGGATGGCGTATCGCGCCGGGCGCATCGAGTCCAAGCTGTATGCCACGGCGTCCAGCCCGCTGACCGGCATGCTCCGCTAG
- the pgeF gene encoding peptidoglycan editing factor PgeF — protein sequence MAVLRRRIALPPAPSVLRAWDDPGLSHGFLGREGGVSRGPYATLNLSYWVGDNARLVDLNWQRARMLMPRGTRFAQLNQVHGKTVHVVHPHHTGDPRPPGDGLITTAAGLALCIFTADCVPVLLVDAERGVLGALHAGWRGALAGVAAAGVRAMVRQRARPARIRAALGPSIGPCCYEVDAALAEQFVRRIHGAGGHTRAGTRTDKVYLDLRGIIADQLVEAGLAREAVQKIGPCTRCNSERYFSRRAAGGAPTGLQLSFIARVMG from the coding sequence GTGGCTGTCCTCCGCCGCCGTATCGCGCTCCCGCCCGCCCCTTCGGTCCTTCGCGCATGGGACGACCCCGGGCTTTCGCACGGCTTCCTTGGGCGGGAGGGAGGAGTCAGCCGCGGACCGTACGCCACGCTTAACCTTTCGTACTGGGTTGGCGATAACGCGCGCCTGGTCGATCTCAACTGGCAGCGGGCGCGGATGCTGATGCCGCGCGGGACGCGGTTCGCCCAGCTCAACCAGGTCCACGGCAAAACGGTACACGTCGTACATCCGCATCACACGGGCGATCCGCGCCCGCCGGGCGACGGCCTCATCACGACCGCTGCCGGCCTGGCGCTATGCATCTTTACTGCGGACTGTGTGCCGGTGCTGCTGGTCGACGCCGAGCGCGGCGTGCTTGGCGCGCTGCACGCGGGATGGCGCGGAGCGCTGGCCGGAGTTGCGGCGGCGGGCGTGCGCGCGATGGTGCGCCAGAGGGCGCGGCCGGCGCGGATTCGCGCGGCGCTCGGCCCCTCGATCGGCCCGTGCTGTTACGAGGTCGATGCGGCGCTGGCCGAGCAGTTTGTCCGCCGCATCCACGGCGCCGGCGGCCATACCCGCGCAGGCACCCGGACGGACAAGGTTTATCTCGATCTACGCGGAATTATCGCCGACCAGCTCGTAGAGGCGGGGCTTGCGCGCGAGGCGGTGCAAAAGATCGGTCCGTGCACGCGGTGCAACTCCGAACGTTATTTCTCGCGGCGCGCCGCCGGCGGCGCGCCCACCGGCCTCCAGTTGAGTTTCATCGCGCGCGTCATGGGCTGA